CGCGATAAAAGCCGCGGGCTTAAGCGTGTGGAGTTAAAACTCAATAGTGACGCCGTGGATGCACTGAACCAGCTGGCAGAGGCACGCAGTATCAGCCGCAGCGAACTGATCGAAACCATGCTGATGGACTTACTCAGCGACACGTTACGCAAGACGCCCTCCCGGTAACAGAGAACCCGTCGTTCCCCGTTATCCGCCCCATGTTGCAGTCTGTGCACAAGGCGGTGATAGCAGTTTCCGCTGCAGGAGCTGTTCTGCTATCATTGACCAATCCATGGCATCAAGCAGCCACCCTATTTTAAGATTCAAGAGGTTATCTTACTCATGGCGATCGCAGGCATTTTCTTCGGCAGCGACACTGGCAACACCGAAAATATCGCAAAAATGATTCAGAAGCAGCTCGGTAAAGATGTGGCTGAGGTGCATGACATTGCTAAAAGCAGCAAAGAAGATCTGGAAGCGTTCGATATTCTGCTGCTCGGTATCCCGACCTGGTACTACGGTGAAGCGCAGTGTGACTGGGATGATTTCTTCCCTACCCTGGAAGATGTTGATTTTACCGGCAAACTGGTAGCGCTGTTTGGTTGTGGCGACCAGGAAGATTACGCAGAATATTTCTGCGATGCGCTGGGCACCCTGCGCGATATTATCGAGCCACGCGGGGCGACTATCGTCGGCCACTGGTCAACAGAAGGCTACCACTTTGAAGCCTCTAAAGGTCTGGTGGATGATAACCACTTCGTGGGCCTGGCTATCGATGAAGACCGCCAGCCAGAGCTGACCCAGCAGCGCGTTGAAGCCTGGGTTAAGCAGGTTTCTGAAGAGATGCACCTGAGCGATATTATCAACGCCTGAGTGGTAGCGCGGCGCTGGCACCCACCCGCCAGTGCCGCCTGATTGTTTTGCCCGATAACAAGAATTGCTACAAGTTTTTAACTTTATATCAGAACGCGGTACAATGACGGTCGCTTTAATGAATGTTTTTTTCTTGTGAAGCAATACTGACATTCGTTTTCTGAAGGCTGTATTTGTGTGATGTTTCGCGGTTTTCATTTATAACCATCGGTTCTATAATGAAACCCATGCATCTTTTGTCGTACCCGCTTTTAACTCCCTCCGGGGGCTAAATCGTTAAGCAACAGGATAACTCCCGCATGACTGACAATAATAACGCGTTAAAGAAGGCTGGCCTTAAAGTCACACTTCCCCGGCTGAAAATCCTCGAAGTGTTACAGGAGCCTGCTAATCATCACGTCAGTGCGGAAGAGCTGTACAAACGACTGATCGATATGGGCGAAGAGATTGGCTTAGCCACCGTATACCGCGTGCTGAACCAGTTTGATGACGCGGGCATTGTTACCCGTCATAACTTCGAAGGTGGCAAATCGGTTTTTGAGCTGACCCAGCAGCATCACCATGACCATCTGATCTGTCTGGATTGCGGCAAAGTGATCGAATTCAGTGATGACTCCATTGAATCCCGCCAGCGTGAAATTGCGGCGCGTCATGGAATTCGCCTGACCAACCACAGTCTGTATCTGTATGGCCACTGCGCTGAGGGAGACTGCCGTGAGGATGAACACGCTCACGACGACTCTAAATAATCACGCTCAGTAAACATAACCGGGTGATACCCGGTTTTTTACCGACAAAAAAACGGTGGCCAGGCCACCGTTTTTCGTTGCGACTCAGCGTACCGTTGTCGCCCG
This Shimwellia blattae DSM 4481 = NBRC 105725 DNA region includes the following protein-coding sequences:
- the ybfE gene encoding LexA regulated protein; the protein is MAKEQTDRTTLDLFADERRPGRPKTNPLSRDEQLRINKRNQLKRDKSRGLKRVELKLNSDAVDALNQLAEARSISRSELIETMLMDLLSDTLRKTPSR
- the fldA gene encoding flavodoxin FldA — protein: MAIAGIFFGSDTGNTENIAKMIQKQLGKDVAEVHDIAKSSKEDLEAFDILLLGIPTWYYGEAQCDWDDFFPTLEDVDFTGKLVALFGCGDQEDYAEYFCDALGTLRDIIEPRGATIVGHWSTEGYHFEASKGLVDDNHFVGLAIDEDRQPELTQQRVEAWVKQVSEEMHLSDIINA
- the fur gene encoding ferric iron uptake transcriptional regulator — its product is MTDNNNALKKAGLKVTLPRLKILEVLQEPANHHVSAEELYKRLIDMGEEIGLATVYRVLNQFDDAGIVTRHNFEGGKSVFELTQQHHHDHLICLDCGKVIEFSDDSIESRQREIAARHGIRLTNHSLYLYGHCAEGDCREDEHAHDDSK